Part of the Brevibacillus brevis genome is shown below.
ACGCTTCTTGTATGAGGGGGCGGAATCAGGAAAGAGACAGACGTCAGCACGCTCGTTTCAGAAAGCGCGGTGACGAGCGGCCCTAGGAAGAACCCCTCGACCTCCATCGCCTCTTTGCCGTCTTCGCCGTGGACTTCAACGATCGCCTCCAGGGCGAGAGCCACACCCGGAAGGTCTGCGGCGGAATCCGCGTGGGCGAGATTGCCGCCTACCGTTCCCTTGTTGCGTACCTGCAAGTCCCCAATCGTGCGGGCAGCCTCCCCCAGGACCGGGATGTGAGCCTGAACCAAAGCGTCCTGATAAAGCGCCCGATGCGTCGTCAAAGCTCCCACGACCAGCCGGTTTCCTTCTTTGCGAACGCCTCTCAGCTCGGTGATCTGGCTGATATCGATTAGCACGCCCGGATTGGTCAGACGAAACTTCATCAGCGGGAGCAGGCTATGTCCGCCGGCAAGAAACTTTCCTTCCCCATTGCTCTCGTGCATCAGATGAATGGCTTCCTCGATCGAACCTGCGCGAACGTAGTCAAACGAGCTGGGTATCATGCATTCTCCCTCCTGCTTTGCATCGCTCTCCA
Proteins encoded:
- a CDS encoding xanthine dehydrogenase family protein subunit M, translating into MIPSSFDYVRAGSIEEAIHLMHESNGEGKFLAGGHSLLPLMKFRLTNPGVLIDISQITELRGVRKEGNRLVVGALTTHRALYQDALVQAHIPVLGEAARTIGDLQVRNKGTVGGNLAHADSAADLPGVALALEAIVEVHGEDGKEAMEVEGFFLGPLVTALSETSVLTSVSFLIPPPHTRSVYLKYAHPASGYAVVGVCAIAGVDEGGRIDFVRIGINGAADIAYRAASVEQALLGEQPTEETIRQASLLAAEDGEIGHDLFASESYRRHLCQVYTERALRQILLET